From Rhododendron vialii isolate Sample 1 chromosome 10a, ASM3025357v1, the proteins below share one genomic window:
- the LOC131304565 gene encoding putative F-box protein At3g24700, which translates to MANGKLPEELHMEILCRLPVKSLLRSKSVCKNWYSLIRNPAFISLRSKHSAENTDCLLVKRSLNGGACLSFVPNETTVEDIDISFTGLESLDIRDLQLLGPCNGVVCLAKGWFNSTMVICNPSMREFRVLPRPSHKKDHENNMGFGFDPSTNDYKVVKFGVLDRNSNNLLLEVGKTFEIYDLSTDSWRKVDVNPHNIGFDLDFNFLKCTSWKGGCYWYISCSDGADAIIVFRLTDEVFDEIPVPEVSLANSYTTERELFILDDSLAMVRYPSEWLHPSGLTRGYIPLMKCFGVWVMDEDGVEVSWTKKLTIGPLQGPNFALGFRRNGEFLCETGGGQMVSYHIDTQHIKEYQVYGDPTPERLQVIVYTESLISVKSNNKHDAHDGLNM; encoded by the coding sequence ATGGCGAACGGAAAGCTGCCTGAAGAGTTGCACATGGAGATTCTGTGCAGGCTTCCGGTGAAATCCCTTCTTCGATCCAAATCCGTCTGCAAGAACTGGTACTCTCTTATCCGAAACCCTGCCTTCATTTCTCTCCGCAGCAAACACTCCGCCGAAAACACCGACTGCCTCCTCGTTAAGCGATCCCTCAATGGTGGCGCCTGCTTGTCCTTTGTCCCAAACGAAACCACAGTTGAGGATATTGATATATCTTTCACCGGTCTAGAGTCTCTAGACATTAGAGATCTCCAGCTATTGGGTCCTTGCAACGGCGTCGTTTGTCTCGCTAAAGGCTGGTTTAACTCAACCATGGTGATATGCAACCCATCAATGAGAGAATTCAGGGTACTTCCTCGACCCTCTCATAAAAAAGACCACGAAAATAATATGGGATTTGGGTTTGATCCATCTACGAATGACTATAAAGTGGTTAAGTTCGGCGTTTTGGATCGAAATTCTAACAATCTTCTTCTTGAAGTTGGCAAAACATTTGAAATATATGATTTGAGTACAGATTCTTGGAGGAAAGTTGATGTGAACCCCCATAATATTGGATTCGATTTGGATTTCAATTTCTTAAAATGCACTTCGTGGAAAGGGGGTTGTTACTGGTACATTTCCTGCTCTGATGGTGCTGATGCAATTATTGTCTTTCGGTTGACCGACGAGGTGTTCGATGAAATCCCTGTTCCAGAAGTTTCGTTAGCCAATAGTTATACCACGGAAAGGGAACTTTTCATTCTGGATGATTCCCTTGCCATGGTTCGTTATCCATCTGAGTGGTTACATCCATCGGGGTTAACAAGGGGGTATATTCCGTTGATGAAGTGCTTTGGCGTATGGGTTATGGATGAGGACGGGGTTGAGGTGTCTTGGACTAAAAAACTCACTATTGGACCTCTACAGGGGCCCAACTTTGCGTTGGGATTTCGGCGAAATGGCGAGTTCCTCTGTGAGACCGGTGGTGGACAAATGGTGTCGTATCACATAGATACCCAACACATAAAGGAATATCAAGTGTACGGTGATCCTACCCCAGAACGTTTACAAGTTATTGTATACACTGAGAGCTTGATTTCAGTCAAGAGCAACAATAAGCATGATGCACACGATGGTTTGAATATGTAA
- the LOC131304564 gene encoding F-box/LRR-repeat/kelch-repeat protein At2g27520-like, which translates to MAIENLSEDLLMEILWRLPVKSLLQLKSVCKNWYALIQNLNFIYLHHDRAASIAADENTDCLLVKRFLDGGEGGVALSFVPNETPVGDIDMLSATGLDVKELRILGPCNGVVCLTRFALNSTIVICNPSMKEFRILPQPSYKNDHTTNLGFGYDPFSDDYKVVRFTMMSTDLLTWGIDEMIEIYDSSTDSWREVDTESPIQSGFYCCHDSYTSWNWDCFWYAYHKHGGSPVIMAFSMTNEVFEEMPVPEVCLLDQHSEKKLFVLNDSLVMVIYPKWWSDPSWIPPEDFMSKTFDIWVMNEEDVEVSWTKKFTIGPFQGLEWALGFRQNGEFLVESNYGQMMSYNLNTQERKEYQVHDQVQGRPPPPHLQVLPYTESLVSVNRGNEHDGHVE; encoded by the coding sequence ATGGCGATCGAAAACCTATCCGAAGATTTGCTCATGGAGATTCTCTGGAGGCTTCCTGTGAAATCCCTGCTTCAACTCAAGTCAGTCTGCAAGAACTGGTACGCTCTCATCCAAAACCTCAACTTCATTTACCTCCACCACGATCGCGCCGCCTCTATCGCCGCCGATGAAAACACCGACTGCCTCCTCGTTAAGCGATTCCTCGATGGCGGCGAGGGCGGCGTCGCCTTGTCCTTTGTCCCAAACGAAACCCCAGTTGGAGATATTGATATGCTATCTGCCACTGGTCTGGATGTTAAAGAACTGCGAATCTTGGGTCCTTGTAACGGCGTCGTTTGTCTCACCAGATTCGCTTTGAACTCCACCATTGTGATTTGCAACCCTTCAATGAAAGAATTCAGGATACTTCCTCAACCTTCTTACAAAAATGACCATACTACTAATTTGGGATTTGGGTATGATCCCTTTTCAGATGATTATAAAGTGGTTAGATTCACGATGATGAGTACAGATTTACTCACTTGGGGCATTGATGAAATGATTGAAATATATGACTCGAGTACAGATTCTTGGAGGGAAGTTGACACTGAGTCCCCTATACAGTCTGGTTTCTACTGTTGTCATGATTCGTACACATCGTGGAATTGGGATTGTTTCTGGTACGCCTACCATAAACATGGTGGTAGTCCCGTGATTATGGCGTTTAGCATGACCAACGAGGTTTTTGAAGAGATGCCCGTGCCAGAAGTTTGCTTGTTAGACCAGCACAGTGAAaagaaactttttgttttgaacgATTCCCTTGTCATGGTTATTTATCCAAAGTGGTGGTCAGACCCATCTTGGATTCCACCTGAGGACTTTATGTCGAAGACCTTTGACATATGGGTAATGAATGAAGAGGATGTTGAGGTGTCCTGGACTAAAAAGTTCACTATCGGACCCTTCCAGGGACTCGAATGGGCATTGGGATTTCGCCAAAATGGTGAGTTCCTCGTGGAGAGCAACTATGGACAAATGATGTCGTACAACCTTAATACTCAAGAAAGAAAGGAGTATCAAGTCCATGACCAAGTACAAGGTCGTCCTCCACCTCCACATTTACAAGTTCTTCCATACACAGAGAGCTTGGTTTCGGTCAACAGAGGCAATGAGCATGATGGACACGTTGAGTAG